The Watersipora subatra chromosome 7, tzWatSuba1.1, whole genome shotgun sequence genomic interval GAGCTAGCATAAAGAAAATCTATTTGCTTGATGAATGAGTCttagcaattttttaaaaataagcttACTCGCGCTTTTAACCATACCAATTTCTGAAAACTTCATTTAAATAAAGCAAAAAGTTAGAAAGGCAAAAAACCGGTAAAACGAACCTAACTGGGGGTTGTTATCAATGAAGTCATAGAGACGTTTCGTCCCGAGGCAGAATCCACCGACTATTTTCCCAGTATGAACTTGCTTCTGAGCATTAGTCACCGCACCCTTCTCTACTAGTTCAACGAGGCCATCAGAAAACATCTCAGAGTGCACCCCAAGGTCCTTGTGACTCCAGAGACAAGAGAGCACTTGGTCAGGAATATTTCCTATTCCTATACAACAAACAGTTGATGTATTTTGAACCTCATTGTTTTACGTTTGTATGTagatgttggttctagtaagtgtttcagagcaagttttattattcacatgtgtATTCTACCACTATCTAGCTAGCTCTGCCCTACAAGCCTGGCCCTTCATGCTGAGAGCCACATGATGTGTATATAAtgagtatgtgataatattgcaaaatactaaaCGATAAACGGCAGTAATAACATTGGCCTCGCCTTGACTGCAGCAGCCGTGAATAACATCCCTATCACATCTAGCAATACTGTGACACTCATACTTCAAATTAAAATACTATCCACACTCATTGATGAGTTTCTTAGTTCTGAACATTTTGTAACTAGAATTATATATTGCTAAACTTCTATCACAGAATTAGGTCATTATACTCAGTCACTGCTAAAGTTATCCTTGTAATAATCTTACATGATTCTCATCACATAACGCTTTACACTTATCACATAATCTAAAGCACCAGTCATTGAAAcactggagttgtcttcttttatataataaacctttgGATAAAATTAGATTGATGCGTAAAAACTTTGCTTTCGAGACATTAAACCAGGAGCTAATGACCAATGTCTATtgcatattatgtaatactagTAGCTGGCAGTACCATGTGTAGCAAGACATGTCCACACACTATATTTTCGTATGTCAGCATAATCCTTTCAGCGTTCATCATCGACTATGTGCATTGTAAACCAATAGCATCGAAAAGTAAAGCGGATTCGTCGGTAAagttttcaactttcaaacttagctaattcaactttcaaactatttCAATCCAATCAATTCCAATCTATCAATCAATATTCCAATCCAATCCGAGCTAATccaattcaaactttcaaaactTTGCTAATACTTCTCTGAGCATCGACGACGGCTTGTActatgtgaaccatttcggtgaTAGTAATTTGCGGTCACGGATAGCGTGATTCATTTATttcgtttatgatagttgctgtggGGCCAAACTCACATTTATTCTATATTTATGTTGAACACACAAACAAAAGTtcgagaaaaattaaaaaaaaataaaaaccttatgtcatggagtatttgctgatggaAACGCGGaagggtttgtgatagtgtaaacattgctatcatcgacgatcactgacgcattgtggcatcaacgccgagatacgacgatatagtgtaaaccagcctCTGAGTAAATAAGTGCACAATCTTAGAGTGGAAAGGTAGTCGAGGGGTGCAGATAATAGCGCTTGTCTGGGAATCTGGGTTCAATTTCCACGAGGGaaattttttcctaatgctctgagcgtggtttcagacagacggacaaacaGTATAGCTAAGATTTTCATAGCTTCATTCAGAGCCTTGATGATATGACATTTGAGGTAAAGCATCTAGTAGCCTACATGCATGTAGGCTACTAGATGTGATTATGTGATTATTATAGTATGTGATTAGATACATATGAGGTGGATGTGATTAGGTACATCTGATGGATATATGATTAGGTATTTATGAGGGATATATGATTAGATACATATGAGGGGTATGTGATTAAGTACATCTGATGGATATATGATAAGGTACACTTGAGAAGTATGTGATGGTACACATGATACATATGAGGGGTATGTGATTAGGTACATATGAGGTGTATATGATTAGGTACATATGGGGTGTATATGATTAGGTACATATGATAGGTATATGATTAGATACATATGAGGGGTATATGATTAGATACATATGAGGGGTATATGATTAGATACATATGAGGGGTATATGATAAGGTACACTTGAGAAGTATGTGATTAAGTACATCTGATGGATATATGATAAGGTACACTTGAGAAGTATGTGATTAAGTACACATATATGATCTGATAAACTGTCATGCATGTGTGTAGCCCTCAAGGTACGTGCTAATAACTTGAAAGAGAGAAGAACATATTAATCACCCATTTGTAAAGTAGCTCCATCTTCAACAAGGTTGGCTGCAATGATTTCTCCAATTGTAACCTCTACGTCAGAGGGTTTACTAGGAGCTATCTGTGGTAGAGGATCTGATGTTTCTACCAAAGCATCAAAGTGGCTTTGGTGAATGAATCCATCCCCAAACGTTCTCGGCATGTTTGGGTTGACTAGACCTAAAGTAAAAAGCACATATAGATGTTTTCAAAATAGCTATATAGATACACTTAAAcatatatttacacaaacaaatacatacacatatatgtataaatacatatatgctATTTACAGATATatgctatacatatatacatattgtatactAGATGAATGACCAGTATGGCGGTGGTAATAAACAttattttgcacaaaaaactttattttaatcaacaaacaatatttaccattctaatttacAATGAAAGTGTTTCTTTATTTCTGTGTTGATTTATGTGTAGCTCATACTGTATCGGCTGgagtgcctactacagatctatactgattaTAATAGTCTTGCTGGTCATGTGAGTTTAACCATTTTGCTTCTAGTAtgagcacatatttttcttctggcaTGGCTTCAAGCGAAACACTGGCTGAAGTGTTaagcgtgaagccatgaaagatcgGCATGTgcaataagtatgtgcacaatttattccatagtatagccagttgaaCAGTATACTGTATTGAATAAATGTCTGTCCGCTGAGCTGGAGGTTCATAGTTCCAATCCAGTGCACAGCAGaattttcattcctaaaacttcatcgctataactggacacggagacagacagacaaaaactgagatttatacCTATATAGTAGCTCAATTCCATTCATAGCACGGGTAACAAAACGCGTTTTTTGCGTAGAAAACCgtcttttaatcaacatatacaacattcacTATTCTatcttttaaacttcaaatcatgagaaaagtgttttgtacagttaaaatatatttagagAAAAATTAAATCTACTGTAAAAGTtcttaaatatgaaataattagccagtaaaggataagtctgttctactacaatgattacaacGAAATATGGTTTGATACGAATACAATTAATAGGAACTGAGAAAACATCATAAAAAAGTGGGAATAtgttgtattaataataataagtacatcgaagtatgtgtataaaaaggttactgttgcagcagaagctatccatcagaAGTTTACatatgatgatactggtacctctcgctACGcttgcaaatgtaaaaatgagatatcggaatTAAACACATCACTGAAGCAGCAAAGGAAACGACACGAAGGTACTTTGCCTGACccaacggagagagaatgtagaggcgaTTCTCACTCGAGATAAAGTTGTGTAAAGTTTTTAGTTTCCAGTTTTTTAGTAAATGCCCTTAAGAAGAACCAGAAATTCAAGACATGTAACGGCacttttgaaattgaaacgatGCATCTGAAAGtgtgaaatacaaaaaaaagttACGGACATAAGGCTTTGAAAAACACTGTTAAAcgaatgcaaaaggtaatattaattaataataaaaactatgtATTTAGCTTGTAAAGTGCAATGGTGATAaggatatataatataattaagaTGATAAGGATGGCTTATCCTAGTGCTTAGACGCATACGTTTCCACACTCTCGTGTTGAaggttgcgagttcaaatccaatgcCAACCGGATTTTTCTTTTCTAAAACTTTCCCAATATACCTAGACACACAAACGACAGACAGATTACAGAGAAACACTGTGATataattatactaaaaattccccagtcatacagcccacgaccaaagtgataatggaaaaagaaagggtactgttggttctgaaaaagtagttacaaaaggtcagaattctacaaaagtagaattctttagttagatctaactaaagaattctctgaatcagatgagttgttattattttgagtagcgtgttgttgaacattagcatttgatgttgatggttgctgtgaggaccttctatttctcctcctccgtaataattgggaggcatgtggacggccactgcgacgacgtggtgttctgggaggttgtatgtccatggtagttgtcaagtagttttgaaatgaaattcaaaaggccaattatgcaaaacaaaaggttgtataaaaatcagacctaatctactactatctcaaacgcATGTTTTacaagaataaaataaatattaattcaagctgtaggcctaacttactgtacgtaatttaactaacaacagcaataatgaaatatgtttattatatctctgaaatgcaatattaaaagtaaaatggcaagctgccgtataatgtacacagtttgaaagttgtgttggaaagttgaaagttggttgtgttgaatgtagaatggttttgacagcgatatgtaacagaaagcaagcattagcgaGTCTgtaagttttttgcaaactggagtaaaataaagaaatattcttgtcacaaaggggcattgtagttcggccctagcttgtagataagatgtaaagaaatctggctaatgttctagataatttaatggaaccttcggtaattggacaaaaaaacataggctgataaactgtgtatcacattttcgtacctgtaaatcggtctacaccTCAAACGTTCTATgttaattaaagaaaccttcggcaTATAGACAATGCAATCATTATACACTTCGATGTTGTAAATtctaatgattattcttataattaaatactataatagttttttataaaatcaaataattaattcgaataataaaatcggcaaaaaagaaaccatcacttttcagtacttttaaggtaattacagaaaccttcggcaattgaacattgccatagactggtgaaatgtgcacgtttttctcgtgaaatttgGATGACTTAATGGTTATACTATCTatcgcacggccttattggcgtttcgttggccggtcttaattttgattaaaaaaggcttctcaagtttctatttcaattctaggccgaattaatctatctatttatgtatcatccaatcagatgggttagttttaggatattgtggtaacctttcaaagacttggtaacatatttaaataggtttatgtgttttgtatcattattatacttgaacgactctacaccaaaatggttaaatttgttgaagagatttcggtacaagggtttggtcacggCTGTTAACGGAAAATTTTTGGGAggtgtgtgcacatgtgcatttatcataaatctcccaaacaatcgctttgctcgtgtttggtcgtgggacaagcATGTATAGAAAACTCTGAGCATGTCAAGTGTACCTATAATGTATGTAGCATTTTGCAGAGCTGACCGCGTACAATCAACGGCTCCACCGAGTGAACAAAAGCCATGCTTGTCCGGAGGTGTAACTTGTATGAGTGCCACATCAAGTTTGATGATGTTTCTTCGGAAAAGAAGAGGAATGTCTGATAGAAATATAGGCATGAAATCACCACGGCCTTCATTCACCGCCGTCCTGCAGTTGGAGCCAATGAACATGTTGTTGCTTCTCAAAATGCCTGCAACAGTACTCAAGCACTAAACTAAGTTACCAACAACCAGTGCACCATGTAAGCTGTTGGCGCCAGCAAAAATAAATCTCATGCACTAATAACAATTTAAACAACTTCCACAACAGTTTCGAAAAGTCTAACAATAGTTTGAACCACACCTTCTACAGATTAACCAGCTCCTATAACAGGTGACTCCTCCCTCACAACTCGTAATATCATTTAACCAAGGGATTGGACAAGAATGAACAGCCATAGTAAAGTAACTAATGAATGATTCTTGTATGACCTCATCAGAGAACGACGATTATGGTGAAATTTTCACTTACACTCACTGTAAAGCTTTTAACTTTGGGTGAGTTGTAGACCTATAGGAAAGTATTTGTGATGAAATAGtatgttataataaaaataataatatagaaacaatgtgtaaataataatacaataataataacgaaATAAGGTGTTATAAGTTTTATCCCTTTAAAAATAAGTGCAACTAAGCAATATCAGATAATGGACATATAAAACACACTGCTGCATGAATTCAGTTATGTTAAATCATGTCTATAAGTGAAAGGTTCATAGTACCAATACATCATCCGATTTGTCTCTAGTTCAACAATGCAGTGCTGCTGATTTATGTTACACTAAACTACACGCATAGCATAAGAACAGTAAGCTTTACTGAGGCTTAGAAATGAAAAGGGATGTTAATAAAAACCTTACCATTGTACTCTGGATTGGTCCATTCAGCCTCTCCTTCAAGATGCAGATGCAGAAGCTCAACGTCCCTCAGATTGGCTTGTTTCCCGTGCTTAACTAGAGCTCTAAGGAGAGCAAATGGTGTGCATACTGTTCCATGGACAAATACTTTGTGGCCTAAAACGAGGAAACGATTAAAGGTTtaattgcagcaaaattcacattacagttatttggtatcaaaagactcaccatgtcttactttgttgtgttgtaggtgcaaaatatgtggaaatgtgattacaagctcctaaaagctaaaaattgaacagttaatcgcagccatcacaaaaacgccgcaGTTTGGAATCGTTTTATTTCgacgacgtactcaaacattgtggttattgttttgacacatgatgctatcacatgaaattaaaagccaataaaaggcttgatataaactatttatatttgatataaat includes:
- the LOC137399550 gene encoding 4-hydroxybutyrate coenzyme A transferase-like, with the translated sequence MICFRHCPKAHLLPFVSSTTFFRRCFSQEPFHQLIGKEPKWTTAEEAVSVIRSGHKVFVHGTVCTPFALLRALVKHGKQANLRDVELLHLHLEGEAEWTNPEYNGILRSNNMFIGSNCRTAVNEGRGDFMPIFLSDIPLLFRRNIIKLDVALIQVTPPDKHGFCSLGGAVDCTRSALQNATYIIGLVNPNMPRTFGDGFIHQSHFDALVETSDPLPQIAPSKPSDVEVTIGEIIAANLVEDGATLQMGIGNIPDQVLSCLWSHKDLGVHSEMFSDGLVELVEKGAVTNAQKQVHTGKIVGGFCLGTKRLYDFIDNNPQLVMLDIAFVNNPAVICKNPKVTAINSCIEVDITGQVVSDSIGKRFFSGVGGQIDFLRGAALSSDGLGKPILAMPSTTKNGKSKIVPFIQEGAGVVTTRAHVHYICTEYGLCNLFGKNVRQRAYELIKIAHPDHRDSLEREAFDRLGCMPSP